AGAACCCTCTGACAAAACTGCTTAGAAATCTCACGGGGAAGTGTGGAAGGGAACTTTTAAAGATCATCTGCTTGGATTCCTTCACTTCAAGGACTGAGTTGTGTCGCAGCCTTTAAGTCTGCTCAGGGACAGCTGTACTGTCCGACCCCGGAGGGAAGTGATGCCTCTCTGCCCAGCTGTATTAATCTCTGCATTATCCAACGCCCACCGCGCCTGGAATTCTGTTATTTCTGGGTCAAGGAGACCCTGGATTAAGGAAACGACTCAAGGTCACAGCACGGACAGCCGAATCAGGAGGGCCCTTGGCTGTCCCTAACTCCGCCCTCACCCGAAGGGCACACGGCTTGCCCCTGCGCCCCGCACCGGGTCGTTCCGCACGCCTTCCTCCCGATGGCACAGCGGCGAGCGCCCCTCACCGCTGGCTGGACACCGCCCATGGACTTCCCGGGCTGAGTCGGCCGCGGCGTCCGTCTCCCCGACGCGGACAGCGTCTACAACCACGCGGCCCTGACCCGGCGTCTCCCAGGGATCCCGTCCACCTCCGCCAATCCCCGCCCCCAGGCCTGCCCCGCCCCGGGCCTGCGTATGCCCCGCCCTAGGCCTGCCCCGAACCTTTGCACTGCTCCGCCTCTTGCCCCGCCCCTCTCACGGGACTGTACGCTGCCCCGCCTCTTGCCCTGCCCCGGCTGTGGGACTGCACGCTGTCCCGCCCCCGGGCCTGCCCCACCTCCAGGCGTGCGCGTTGCTCCGCCCCCGGCCAGGCCCGTCAGTCCTGTTCCAGGGCAAGCCCCACCCCCGGCCTTACATGCTGTCCCGCCCCCGGCCCTGCGCgctgccccgcccccggccctgcGCGCTTGCGCTGCGCGGCGGGCGCCTTTTACGACGCGCGGCTGACTGGGCGCGCTTGGCGGCCGGAGCGGAGCCGAGGGCTAGCGGCCGGCGCCTGGCCTGGGGAAGGAGACGCGTGAGCGGCGGCGGCGCCATGTCTCACGGCCACAGTCACGGCGGAGGCGGTTGCCGCTGCGCCGCCGAGCGAGAGGAGCCGCCCGAGCAGCGCGGCCTGGCCTACGGGCTGTACCTGCGCATCGACCTGGAGCGACTGCAGTGTCTCAACGAGAGCCGCGAGGGCAGCGGCCGCGGCGTCTTCAAGCCGTGGGAGGAGCGGAGCGACCGCTCCAAGGTGGGCCGCGTGCGGCCTCGGGCTCCCCGGGGCGACGGGCAGCGACAGCCCAGAGTTCCCGGGCGCATCGCGGGTCCGTCTCCTGCCAGCCCTTTGGGAAGCGAAGCTGGTTGAGTGTACCCCTCCTCTCCATTTTTGTGGGACAGGGAAACTCGGTCCTACCTAGCGCTGGTTGCCAGGGCTGCGTGGCGTCGTGCGGAAGCGATCCTCGCCCCCATTGGAACCCTAGGTCCCCACCCAGAGCGGGGTCGTTCAGAGCCGCTGTAGGGTCGCCGGCGTCCGCGAGAGCCTTTGGAACGGTGTGCATTCCCTCCCCTGGAAAAGGGGCCGACAGCACGGGTGTTCCCCGGCTCACCGAGTCCTGGGCGGTTAAGACCTGTTGGCTCAGGTGCCTTGGCTCCCTCCTGTCTCTGGGAAAGCCGAAGCAGGTGGAGGCGGCGCTCGACACCCTCGCCCTCCAGCTGCAGAACGGGGTGGGAGATGCCTGAAGTTTGGAGGCgctcagcaaatatttgttgctttctcccccctccctccccgccccctccagtTTGTTGAGAGTGATGCCGACGAAGAGCTTCTGTTTAATATCCCGTAAGTATCTGCTTGGTGGCTGCTTCAGGCCAGTGAGGCTGGACCCCAAGCCGCCTAGCCAGACACAGGGGTTCATGCTGACCAGAGCTCCCATGTGCTTCCAGAAGTGGGCTTAAGTGGACTCAGGAGGAAAAGCAGCCGAGGTTTTTTGGTGCAGACTGGCGTTGGATGAGTCTGCTGAGCGATAACTAAGCAGTCCAGTCCATCTAGACTCGTAGGAAGCCCGGCTCTAAGAAGCCATGATGCAAGTTTGAGAGATGAGGAAACGGACTCCCAGCCGGGTGAGGGGTCTACTCCAGCAGGGTTTGGGTGGCACCTAGCTGGCTGACACGCTTCTCTTTTTGCATCCTGGCAGATTTACCGGGAATGTCAAGCTCAAAGGCATCATTATAATGGGAGAGGACGACGACTCACACCCCTCTGAGATGAGATTGTAAGTGGCCCTCCAGAACCTTCTGGTCCTCTTTCTCTACTGACATTTCAGCGTCATACCGATTTTCTTGGGTTTACTATTCCCCCTTTGGAAACGTTTTGGCCTGTTCTCAGGGTGCCCCAGAATCCACTTGTCTTCCTGAATTAGCAGCACTGTTAGATGAAGCTCCGCGAGGGCCAGCAGCTCGCTGTCCTCTCCAGGTGCCCACAGTGGCACCGGTCACACAGCATCccatcagcagcagcggcagAGCATGGCTGTCTCAGGATTCCACTCCTGGGGCCGGCTGCAAACACTTGGCTGTTCCCTACAGTGATGATCTGTGTGAGTTGTCACGTGGGATTTCTCCAGCAGAGTGTGTGGTTTCCACTGAGCAAAGTTCCACATACTTGTTGCCACACCAAGTCTCTGGCCACCACAGCTAGAGTTCCAGTTTGGACAGCCGATCTCATTCTAGACTAGCTTTCCTCGATGAAGATGAGAGCTGCTTTTTGAGTATTGGAAGAACAAACAGAGGAACTTCACAGACAAAAATGCCATCTGATAAATGGATCAACTTTAATGGACTTCAGTGTTATTAAGAAGTGAATACTGTCcatgaattgttttaaaaaaaatactgatttttattggaaaagcagatttacagagataagagacagatcttccatccactggttcactgcccacatgaccgcaatgaccggagctgaaccaatccgaagccaggagcctggagcttcttccaggtctcccacatgggtgcagggtcccaaggccacaagcagggagctggatgggaaacggagctgctgggacaggaaccagtgcccacatgggatgccggcgcttggaggtggagaattagctaattgagccatggCCCTGGGACCCTATCCGTGAATGTTAAAGCACGATTGGCAAGCAGATCCACATGCAATAGTCCCATTGTCTCCTGTTTCATTTTGTGTAGTTTCAGATAGGTGTGATCAGCTGCAGTAGGAAAATAAATGCGACATTCTAGAAATAAATAGTTCCCAAGGTTTCGGTTAgaccatcctgaagaacaagtGAATCCTGGCTGTGACTCATCTGTTTGTCCAGATATCAACACTGTGTGCACCTCCGTCGGTCACTTCGACTGGACTGTAGTCAGGTCACCCTCAATTGACTTGATAATTGTCCCGGTGGCACCGGGGGAGTGATACTTGGGAAAAGTGAAAGTGAAAAGGACGAGTCTTGACTTcataaggaaggaaaaaatgttaTGTTGCAGTTGCTAAAGTTATTGTTCCTAATCTCTTATTGTGCCTccgtttaaaaaatgcttattgcaggcatttatgtATCAGAGGACATGAGCTATATGTAATTTTCATCCTGGAGTCTCAGCATCCGGGAAGGTCTTGGAATATCATCCTCCAGGGATAAGGGGGACTATGGTATTTAGTCATCGTAAAGAAATGGTGTGTTTGACACTTTGGGAGATCGGTTACTAAGGAGAGGGACTCCACACACTGGCTGTGATGGTGGGATTGAACCTGGGGTTCAAAGGTTTTGCATGGCATCATGTTATTTATCTTTTGTAGCATGTTTAAAGTAGCAATAGTGGGGTTGGCGTTGTGTGATGTGTTTAgactctgcctgtgatgcttgccatatgcacactggttcaagtcctggctgctccacttctgattcagctccctgctaatggacctgggaactcGGTGGAAGACGGTCTGAGTGTTTGGGTTCCTATCACCTCTGTCGGTGACCCAGgctgctccaggctcttggctttaacctggcccaactccagccattgtggccatttagggagtgaatcagcagatgacatctttatttttttgttctgtctttcagacaaataactaaatcttaaaaaaaaaaaaaaaggaatagtaatagtaataaataCTTTGTAAGACTGTGGAAGGGCTTAAATGAGATAGAGTATGAAAGAGCTTAAAATAGGGctaaaacattgaaaataacCAGTTTTGGATAAGCAGATAAAACTATCACAGCCACCTcgggcttagtggctaaagtccttgccttgaatgcgccaggatcccatgtgggcatcggttctaatctcggcagccccacttcccatccagctccctgcttgtgacctgggaaagcagtcgaggacggcccaaaaccttgggaccctgcacccatgtgggagacctggaagagactcctggctccttgctttggatcagcacagcaccagccattgcagttacttggggagagaatcatcagacggaagatcttcctctctgtctctcctcctctctgtatatctgactttctaataaaaatagataaaaaaattttttttgaggtatcttaggaggtttattccagtggggcaggaacaggggaGTGTGGAGAATAGcagggaagagggggagggaagccagaaggaagagagaagagagcaaaatagataaatatttttaaaaagtctttattttttaaaatatagaatgcttcacgaatttgcatgtcatccttgtgcaggagTCACTCTGTCGTTCCAGTTTTAGtaaatgtgctgctgaagtgagatgtatttatttttaacaggaaggagagatatacagagaatgagaaaaatactttccacctgctggtttactcctcaagtggccacaaggggtggaactgagccgatccgaagccaggagccaggaacttcctccaggcctcctacgtgggtgcagggtcccaagagcttgggccatcctcaacagctttcccaggccacagacagggagctggatgggaagtggagtagctaggtcttgaactggtgcccatatgggatcct
This window of the Ochotona princeps isolate mOchPri1 chromosome 2, mOchPri1.hap1, whole genome shotgun sequence genome carries:
- the PITHD1 gene encoding PITH domain-containing protein 1, producing MSHGHSHGGGGCRCAAEREEPPEQRGLAYGLYLRIDLERLQCLNESREGSGRGVFKPWEERSDRSKFVESDADEELLFNIPFTGNVKLKGIIIMGEDDDSHPSEMRLYKNIPQMSFDDTEREPDQTFSLNRDVTGELEYATKISRFSNVCHLSIHISKNFGADTTKVFYIGLRGEWTELRRHEVTICNYEASANPADHRVHQVTPQTHFIS